The following proteins are co-located in the Armatimonadota bacterium genome:
- a CDS encoding ATP-binding cassette domain-containing protein, protein MSTIEIQNLCKTYYSVKKQPGVSGALKSLFSREKEAKVAVSDVSFTIEEGELVGFLGPNGAGKTTVLKMLSGILHPTSGQIRILGFEPWKRNTEYLRQISLVMGNKNQLWWDLPAMESFIVLKELYDVPQADFDKRIEFLLDELQLKDKVNTQVRKMSLGERMKCELVASLIHLPRVIFLDEPTIGLDLVSQQRIRDFLAEFNRNQKSTILLTSHYMQDVKELCERVILIDHGQIMFDGTLNRLMQDYSDQKMLRLRFSAQVDNADLAKFGKIIEAGEDETEENTVLLSIPRADTPQITAAVLGSLPVADIALEDITLDEVIRNLFDSRSGVSRETSSN, encoded by the coding sequence ATGTCCACTATTGAAATCCAAAACCTGTGCAAGACCTATTATTCTGTCAAGAAGCAGCCTGGGGTGTCTGGAGCGCTAAAGAGCCTCTTTAGCCGGGAGAAGGAAGCCAAAGTTGCGGTCTCTGATGTTAGCTTCACCATTGAGGAAGGTGAGTTAGTCGGATTTCTGGGCCCAAACGGCGCCGGAAAGACAACTGTGCTCAAGATGCTGAGCGGCATATTGCATCCGACCTCTGGTCAAATCAGAATCCTTGGATTCGAACCCTGGAAGCGCAATACCGAGTACCTCCGACAGATTTCGCTGGTAATGGGGAACAAGAATCAACTTTGGTGGGATCTTCCTGCGATGGAGAGTTTCATAGTCCTCAAAGAACTCTATGATGTACCGCAGGCAGACTTTGACAAGCGGATCGAATTTCTTCTTGATGAGCTCCAACTGAAAGACAAAGTGAACACCCAGGTGCGCAAAATGAGTCTTGGCGAGCGAATGAAGTGCGAGCTCGTGGCCAGTCTAATCCATCTTCCACGCGTGATCTTCCTCGATGAGCCCACGATTGGGCTCGATCTCGTAAGCCAGCAACGCATTCGAGACTTCCTCGCAGAATTCAATCGAAACCAGAAGAGCACCATCCTCTTGACCAGCCATTACATGCAAGATGTGAAGGAGCTTTGTGAACGAGTGATCCTCATCGATCACGGGCAAATCATGTTCGATGGCACGCTGAACCGATTGATGCAAGACTATTCTGATCAAAAGATGCTTCGACTTCGGTTTAGTGCGCAGGTCGACAACGCCGACCTCGCCAAATTCGGAAAGATCATCGAAGCGGGCGAAGATGAGACCGAAGAGAACACGGTGCTCCTCAGCATTCCTCGGGCCGACACTCCTCAGATCACCGCGGCAGTCCTTGGCAGCCTTCCCGTTGCTGACATCGCCTTGGAAGACATCACCCTAGACGAGGTTATCCGCAACCTGTTCGATTCACGGTCGGGTGTTTCACGTGAAACAAGTTCAAACTAG
- a CDS encoding DUF721 domain-containing protein encodes MKRLDGVLGEALTQRQALRAARAQMLFPRWHEIVGEKFAQKTKPDRYEKGVLWVTASGSAWGQELLFRAPMIVARFNEMADEELITEIKVSRAMKKARPVQPEE; translated from the coding sequence ATGAAGCGACTGGATGGAGTTCTTGGAGAGGCATTGACCCAGCGTCAAGCCCTTCGCGCTGCGCGTGCCCAAATGCTCTTTCCTCGCTGGCACGAGATTGTCGGCGAAAAATTCGCCCAAAAGACAAAGCCTGATCGATATGAGAAGGGGGTTCTTTGGGTGACGGCTTCTGGCAGTGCTTGGGGCCAAGAGTTGCTATTCCGGGCGCCAATGATTGTCGCACGGTTTAACGAGATGGCTGACGAAGAACTGATCACAGAAATCAAGGTTTCGCGAGCCATGAAAAAAGCCAGGCCCGTCCAGCCGGAGGAGTAA
- a CDS encoding valine--tRNA ligase has protein sequence MKTGYNMELTPKYDAAIVESKWYSQWESAGLFKETNDPKKAKYTITIPPPNITGSLHMGHSLCYPTQDAIGRYKQLKGYDVLIVPGQDHAGIATQSVVTKQLKAQGISPSDIGRDAFVEKTWEWRKVSGDTILNQFRLLGCGFDWSKSRFTLDPDYAGAVLQIFIDWFNRGLIYRGKRVVNWDPVLKTSVSDIETLRKDTQGKLYHIRYPYADGSGEVIVATTRPETMLGDVAVAVHPTDKRYTDKIGKMVILPLSNRQIPIIADQYPDPEFGTGAVKITPAHDPNDYEVGARHGLEMPVILDESANVCLEGPYFGLNRYEARKRIVQDLEDGGFLVKIEDHAIALIVSDRSGEVVEPLLSEQWFVKQTELAKDAIAVVKEGKITFTPERYTKVYLDWMENIRDWCISRQLWWGHRIPVYYTQSGAAVAALSWDEAQKQAGDDKIVRQDDDVLDTWFSSGLWPFATLGWPKKTELLEERYPTSVLVTDRNIIYLWVARMIMMGMDVCKQIPFDKVCIHATVMAADGRRMSKSLGTGVDPTEVIEKVGADALRFTLLSQAGSNQEIRYSEKKTEDARNFCNKIWNASRFLIMQPGFETAKQPLRLETIDKWLLTRLHLTIELVTEAYEEFDFQRACQAMYQFFWSEYCDWYIEVAKPRINDPEQRDTPIFVMRYCLDAFLKLMHPIMPHITEEIYQFVAQKPGFISQSHWPEVDAAFIDEKIERQVQSWFNIVRAVRALRADLEIDPRKPVPYAVVSSDLGEGNEILRSQAWITELITSPGQETIIKTTEEGVEIGIPITDMIDLNKLGIKVNSEVKKLSEEIAKLEQRLSNPQFVERAKPEIVEREQETLAELKRKLEAAASKKQTLGL, from the coding sequence ATGAAAACAGGATACAACATGGAACTTACACCTAAGTACGATGCAGCCATCGTAGAGTCAAAGTGGTATTCCCAATGGGAATCGGCCGGATTGTTTAAGGAAACGAACGATCCTAAAAAGGCCAAGTACACGATCACTATTCCGCCCCCAAACATCACTGGTAGCCTCCACATGGGGCACAGCCTCTGCTATCCAACGCAGGACGCCATCGGTCGATACAAACAGCTCAAGGGCTATGACGTCCTTATCGTGCCTGGTCAAGACCACGCAGGGATTGCAACCCAGAGCGTCGTGACAAAGCAACTCAAGGCGCAAGGCATTTCACCCTCTGATATTGGACGCGATGCCTTTGTAGAGAAGACTTGGGAGTGGCGCAAGGTCAGCGGTGACACCATTTTGAACCAGTTTAGGCTCCTCGGATGCGGATTTGATTGGTCAAAGAGCCGATTTACCCTTGATCCAGATTACGCCGGGGCAGTATTACAGATCTTTATTGATTGGTTCAATCGAGGTCTGATTTATCGCGGAAAGCGCGTGGTGAACTGGGACCCGGTTCTAAAAACCAGCGTGAGCGACATCGAAACCCTGCGAAAAGACACGCAAGGAAAGCTCTATCACATCCGATACCCTTACGCTGACGGATCGGGTGAAGTCATCGTCGCCACAACCCGGCCAGAAACTATGCTTGGCGACGTAGCCGTTGCCGTTCACCCCACGGACAAACGGTACACGGACAAGATCGGAAAGATGGTTATCCTCCCGCTTTCCAACCGACAGATTCCTATTATCGCGGATCAGTACCCCGATCCTGAATTTGGTACAGGTGCGGTCAAGATTACGCCGGCACATGATCCCAACGACTACGAAGTTGGCGCGCGGCACGGGCTAGAAATGCCAGTGATTCTTGATGAGTCCGCCAATGTGTGCCTGGAAGGTCCCTATTTTGGATTGAACCGCTACGAAGCCAGAAAGCGCATCGTACAAGACCTTGAAGACGGTGGATTCCTCGTCAAGATCGAAGATCATGCGATCGCGCTCATCGTTAGCGACCGAAGCGGTGAAGTCGTGGAACCCCTTCTCAGTGAACAGTGGTTTGTGAAGCAAACCGAACTCGCCAAGGACGCCATTGCCGTGGTGAAAGAGGGCAAAATCACTTTCACCCCAGAGCGCTACACCAAGGTTTACCTTGACTGGATGGAGAACATTCGCGACTGGTGCATCAGCCGTCAGCTTTGGTGGGGCCACCGAATTCCGGTTTATTACACACAATCCGGTGCCGCTGTTGCCGCTCTGAGCTGGGATGAGGCGCAAAAGCAAGCTGGCGATGACAAAATCGTGCGACAGGACGACGACGTCTTGGACACTTGGTTCAGTAGCGGCTTATGGCCGTTTGCCACTCTTGGCTGGCCCAAAAAGACGGAACTCCTGGAAGAACGGTACCCAACTTCCGTCCTCGTGACCGACAGGAACATCATTTATCTCTGGGTCGCGCGGATGATCATGATGGGGATGGATGTCTGCAAGCAGATTCCGTTCGACAAGGTCTGCATCCATGCCACGGTGATGGCAGCTGATGGACGCCGGATGTCGAAATCTCTTGGCACCGGAGTCGATCCGACTGAAGTCATCGAGAAAGTAGGCGCGGATGCGTTAAGATTCACTTTGCTAAGTCAAGCAGGTTCAAACCAAGAGATTCGTTACAGCGAAAAGAAGACCGAGGACGCCCGAAACTTCTGCAACAAGATCTGGAATGCTTCTAGGTTCCTGATCATGCAACCTGGTTTCGAGACCGCGAAGCAACCTCTTCGCCTCGAAACTATCGACAAATGGCTTCTGACTAGGCTCCATCTCACGATCGAACTGGTCACCGAAGCCTATGAAGAGTTCGACTTCCAGCGCGCATGCCAAGCGATGTATCAGTTCTTCTGGTCAGAGTACTGCGATTGGTATATCGAGGTCGCCAAGCCAAGGATCAACGATCCAGAGCAGCGCGATACTCCGATTTTTGTGATGCGCTACTGCTTGGACGCCTTCCTAAAGCTCATGCATCCGATCATGCCGCACATCACGGAGGAAATCTATCAATTTGTCGCGCAAAAGCCCGGATTCATCTCCCAATCCCACTGGCCAGAAGTCGATGCCGCGTTCATCGATGAGAAAATCGAGCGACAAGTCCAGAGTTGGTTCAACATCGTTCGGGCTGTACGTGCGCTCCGCGCTGATCTAGAAATCGATCCAAGAAAGCCGGTTCCGTATGCAGTCGTGAGTTCCGATCTCGGAGAGGGCAATGAGATTCTGCGCTCACAAGCCTGGATCACCGAGCTTATCACTTCGCCGGGTCAAGAAACGATCATCAAGACGACAGAAGAAGGAGTCGAGATCGGCATTCCAATTACGGACATGATCGACCTCAACAAACTCGGGATAAAGGTCAACTCTGAGGTCAAGAAGCTATCCGAAGAGATTGCTAAGCTCGAGCAACGACTGAGCAACCCTCAATTCGTCGAAAGGGCCAAGCCAGAGATCGTTGAAAGAGAGCAAGAAACCCTTGCCGAACTCAAGCGAAAGTTGGAAGCCGCTGCGAGCAAGAAGCAGACTCTCGGACTCTAA
- a CDS encoding RDD family protein, producing MKDRVALLIPEKVVVAYPLASIGSRMSAQFIDFLVILAIFIVGGFIAGQLSLFTGGLATVLLVILAAMAPVIYFTLFEGLANGQTPGKKSASIKVCMLDGTPTTLGAAFVRNLLRPADSFPFCYAVGMAAVFASSRHQRIGDMLAGTIVVDCPKNTSNYSPAPYKVGVHAIESQVGNLRGMEMTDYIVLKMIADRYPVLTEETRQQLLKEIWEPFAAKMRIEPREDLHPVYQIEAVVMKYGRQKQLI from the coding sequence TTGAAAGATCGAGTTGCACTTTTGATTCCCGAAAAGGTGGTGGTGGCGTATCCTCTCGCCAGCATCGGTAGCCGCATGTCGGCGCAATTCATCGATTTTTTGGTGATCCTCGCGATCTTTATCGTCGGTGGTTTCATCGCTGGCCAGCTCTCGCTGTTTACAGGTGGATTGGCGACGGTCTTGCTAGTGATCCTCGCGGCGATGGCCCCGGTGATCTATTTCACGCTCTTTGAGGGTCTGGCGAATGGTCAGACGCCTGGAAAGAAGTCCGCCAGTATCAAAGTCTGTATGCTCGATGGGACACCAACCACGCTCGGTGCTGCTTTTGTTCGAAACCTCCTGCGTCCGGCGGATTCATTCCCGTTCTGCTACGCAGTGGGGATGGCTGCCGTGTTTGCCAGTTCCAGGCATCAACGCATCGGGGACATGCTCGCAGGCACTATCGTGGTGGATTGCCCCAAGAACACGTCGAATTATTCTCCTGCTCCGTACAAGGTTGGCGTTCATGCCATCGAATCCCAAGTAGGCAATCTGCGCGGTATGGAAATGACGGACTACATCGTGCTGAAAATGATCGCCGACCGGTACCCTGTACTGACTGAGGAGACTCGGCAACAATTGCTCAAGGAGATCTGGGAACCGTTCGCTGCCAAAATGCGCATCGAACCGAGAGAGGACCTCCATCCGGTGTATCAGATCGAAGCTGTGGTCATGAAGTATGGGCGACAGAAACAGTTGATCTAA
- a CDS encoding DUF58 domain-containing protein has product MIIPTKRFWWLLSAGILLAIGGAFVGGLEHFVLAFNIVLFGGLFATRLQVPKQKHLKVTRIIDPALSVNNTNDVELMIANESALPISGRFVDEAPFQFAKSVQEQSFTLRPGEQKIYKYQVVPEFRGTDYFEGTYFRLKAPLGLCEVQYAVNEPTEVLTYPNVKAVREFPLFNRKGSSPMEGVRRTRYKGTGSEFESLREYHDDDYRRIDWKSTARRGKLVVRDYEIEHNQAVMILIDLGRLMLSEANGRTKLDHVLDTALIMMHAANRTGDQVGLFIFADRVINFIPPRKGRAHLALLLDAIHDLKAKPISTNFVPAMHYFATRWKRRALCVLFTEADNPEFAEQIVLGIKPIRMRHHWFIVRVSDPQLKEIDSSPIEFKNDLAYLGALAWNLGQREQASAILSQRGMTHIDANPEILADELVRAYWHAKQTAAI; this is encoded by the coding sequence ATGATCATTCCTACCAAACGGTTTTGGTGGCTCCTTTCGGCAGGCATTCTGCTGGCGATTGGAGGTGCGTTCGTGGGAGGTCTCGAGCATTTCGTCCTTGCGTTCAATATCGTGCTCTTTGGCGGACTCTTTGCCACTCGGTTACAAGTACCGAAGCAAAAGCATCTCAAGGTAACGCGAATCATTGACCCCGCGCTTTCGGTGAACAACACCAATGACGTCGAGCTGATGATCGCGAATGAGAGTGCGCTTCCGATTTCTGGCCGGTTTGTTGACGAAGCGCCTTTCCAGTTTGCCAAGTCGGTCCAGGAGCAGTCGTTCACCCTTCGTCCGGGCGAACAGAAGATCTACAAGTACCAGGTCGTTCCGGAATTTAGAGGCACTGACTATTTCGAGGGAACCTATTTCCGGCTGAAGGCTCCACTCGGACTCTGTGAAGTTCAATACGCGGTCAACGAACCGACGGAAGTGCTCACATATCCGAATGTCAAAGCAGTTCGCGAGTTTCCGCTTTTCAACCGCAAGGGCTCTTCGCCAATGGAAGGCGTGCGCAGAACAAGATACAAGGGCACCGGATCCGAGTTCGAATCTCTGCGCGAATACCACGATGACGACTACCGCCGAATCGACTGGAAATCGACGGCTCGGCGCGGAAAGCTGGTCGTCCGAGACTACGAAATTGAACACAATCAGGCGGTCATGATCCTGATCGACCTCGGCCGATTGATGCTCAGCGAAGCCAATGGTCGCACCAAGCTGGACCATGTTCTAGACACCGCGCTGATCATGATGCACGCTGCCAATCGAACAGGCGATCAAGTCGGGCTTTTCATCTTTGCTGACCGAGTGATCAATTTCATCCCGCCGCGCAAGGGCCGGGCACACCTCGCGCTCTTGCTGGACGCGATCCACGACCTCAAAGCGAAGCCGATTTCAACCAACTTTGTCCCGGCAATGCACTACTTTGCGACACGCTGGAAGCGCAGAGCACTCTGTGTACTTTTCACCGAAGCGGATAATCCTGAGTTTGCGGAGCAGATCGTGCTCGGGATCAAGCCGATTCGAATGCGGCATCATTGGTTTATCGTCCGGGTCTCCGATCCTCAGCTCAAGGAAATCGATTCATCCCCAATTGAGTTCAAGAATGACCTGGCCTATCTCGGGGCATTAGCTTGGAATTTGGGGCAGCGAGAACAAGCTAGCGCGATTTTAAGTCAGCGCGGGATGACCCATATCGACGCCAATCCTGAAATCCTGGCCGATGAATTGGTGCGCGCATATTGGCACGCGAAGCAAACTGCGGCGATTTAA
- the recF gene encoding DNA replication/repair protein RecF, producing MLDLLQLSNFRNYREQTLRFESGVNLIVGENAQGKTNLLESIHLLSSGRLLRGHRDVEAILDGESKSEVAGELAGSGTELKVVIEQGVRKRVFINSVSSIRASDLLGRFPSVSFSNFDLDIVRGDSSCRRLFMDHELSQIYPAYLRHLSHYKRALEQRNALLRDIEGRMPILDLFEPWEAQMAEHGTALRRYRSEFAKELDRRGSEIHHQIAEGETLSIAYQAKDEGDLLTSLSNRSQDLARRTTTVGPHRDDLEITIDGRGARHFGSQGQQRTAALSMKLTVLYFAVNILGEPPVALLDDVFSELDENRRSKLLEWVSGTASQTFLTCTEENQAGDQLAKTAKIFRVDHGSVSEA from the coding sequence ATGCTCGATCTGCTCCAGCTCTCCAATTTTAGAAACTACCGTGAGCAGACCTTGCGGTTTGAGTCTGGTGTGAATCTGATCGTTGGAGAGAATGCCCAAGGGAAGACAAATCTCTTGGAGTCGATCCATCTTTTGTCTTCTGGCAGGCTCCTTCGAGGACACCGTGACGTTGAGGCCATCTTGGACGGAGAATCAAAATCTGAAGTTGCGGGGGAACTTGCAGGTTCAGGTACCGAGCTAAAGGTTGTGATCGAGCAAGGCGTTCGCAAGCGCGTTTTCATCAATTCGGTTTCTTCGATTCGTGCCAGCGACCTCTTGGGCCGATTTCCTTCGGTTTCGTTCAGTAATTTCGATCTCGATATTGTTCGTGGAGATTCTTCCTGCCGACGTCTTTTCATGGATCACGAGCTTTCGCAGATTTATCCAGCATATCTGCGTCACCTCTCCCACTACAAACGCGCGCTAGAGCAGCGCAACGCCCTTCTGAGAGACATTGAGGGCAGGATGCCAATATTGGACCTGTTCGAGCCATGGGAGGCGCAAATGGCCGAGCACGGCACCGCATTGCGCCGTTACCGAAGCGAGTTTGCCAAAGAACTTGATCGTCGTGGCAGCGAGATTCATCATCAGATTGCTGAAGGTGAAACGCTCTCGATAGCGTATCAAGCGAAAGACGAAGGCGACCTTCTGACTTCGCTTTCAAATCGATCCCAAGATTTGGCGCGGAGGACGACCACGGTCGGGCCGCATAGAGACGATCTTGAAATCACCATCGATGGTCGCGGAGCACGGCATTTTGGATCTCAGGGACAACAGCGGACTGCCGCTCTTTCGATGAAACTCACCGTTCTCTATTTCGCGGTAAACATTCTCGGCGAGCCGCCCGTTGCTCTGCTCGATGATGTGTTTTCAGAACTGGACGAGAACCGGCGATCGAAGTTGCTCGAATGGGTTTCTGGTACAGCTTCTCAGACATTTCTGACTTGTACCGAGGAAAATCAGGCTGGTGATCAGCTTGCTAAAACAGCCAAGATATTTCGAGTAGATCACGGATCGGTAAGCGAAGCATGA
- a CDS encoding ComEC/Rec2 family competence protein encodes MLKEFDSRPALILTLALALGIATAQIWWIGFIAFALCLFPSKNLYKSLALLCVGFGFIFGPRAPSPIQSTQLINETFWVVQSPKPTPYGEKCTVTGASGTYILYHQPGDGIELGSKLLINGYAKPFSSKQWETYRFQGVRGTLSPRGKIVHISNGLTIAKLGDDLRHNFANICINRLPSQEASLLRALCFNDDGSLDKEARSNLSRAGVIHIISTSGLHVSLIAGFITWILARLPIPRGIQLILLFSALIIMAAGAGFRPPMIRSVVMAMLFYSAYLWKRESDTLNAIAISAMIVLLLVPSALYDLGFQLSFVTTIALLFSLNSDQQPSLKLIDRFKDHSINNFKTSLFATLGAAPLLAYHFGSVSIIGCLTNVLIIPLIPWIVSLGFIAAGVVGLSPAMADLIFTRLVQPLLWILERIVDIAAAVPFASVSVPSFHPVFVLLLYCFLGMLVEFKRSPAPEAVSRETSERATST; translated from the coding sequence TTGTTAAAGGAATTTGATTCCAGGCCCGCACTGATCCTAACGCTTGCGCTTGCCCTCGGAATCGCCACCGCCCAAATCTGGTGGATTGGGTTCATTGCCTTTGCTCTATGTCTGTTTCCAAGCAAGAACTTATACAAATCTCTCGCTCTGCTCTGTGTAGGATTTGGCTTCATCTTTGGACCAAGAGCACCCTCACCGATCCAATCGACACAACTCATCAATGAGACTTTTTGGGTAGTTCAGTCACCAAAACCGACCCCCTATGGCGAGAAGTGCACCGTCACTGGTGCCAGCGGCACCTATATACTTTATCATCAGCCAGGCGATGGAATCGAGCTAGGAAGTAAGCTACTTATTAACGGTTATGCGAAGCCATTTAGTAGCAAACAGTGGGAAACTTATCGCTTTCAGGGAGTAAGAGGCACCCTTTCCCCACGCGGAAAGATTGTACATATTTCTAATGGATTAACGATTGCCAAATTGGGTGATGATCTAAGGCATAATTTTGCCAATATCTGTATCAATCGACTACCCAGCCAAGAGGCCAGCCTTTTGCGAGCGTTGTGCTTTAATGATGATGGCAGTTTGGACAAGGAGGCGCGGTCAAACCTCAGCAGGGCAGGAGTTATCCACATTATTTCCACCAGTGGATTGCACGTTTCTTTGATCGCGGGATTTATCACTTGGATTCTGGCCCGGCTCCCAATTCCTCGTGGAATTCAACTCATTTTGCTGTTTTCTGCGCTGATAATCATGGCGGCAGGGGCTGGATTCCGACCGCCGATGATTCGGTCGGTGGTCATGGCGATGCTGTTCTATAGTGCCTACCTGTGGAAAAGGGAAAGCGACACCCTGAACGCAATTGCCATCAGTGCGATGATCGTATTGTTGCTAGTTCCGAGCGCACTTTACGATTTAGGATTCCAGCTATCCTTTGTCACAACGATCGCGCTACTTTTCTCGCTGAATAGTGATCAGCAGCCAAGCCTAAAGCTTATCGATCGATTCAAGGATCATTCGATCAATAACTTTAAAACTAGTCTGTTTGCTACGCTTGGTGCGGCACCACTTTTGGCCTACCATTTTGGCTCGGTTTCGATCATTGGGTGCCTCACTAATGTATTGATTATCCCGCTGATTCCTTGGATAGTTTCTCTTGGGTTTATCGCTGCGGGTGTTGTCGGATTGAGCCCGGCAATGGCCGATTTGATATTCACCCGCTTAGTACAACCGCTGCTTTGGATACTCGAGCGAATCGTGGATATCGCAGCTGCGGTGCCTTTTGCCTCAGTTTCTGTGCCTTCATTCCATCCGGTTTTTGTGTTGCTGCTGTACTGCTTCCTTGGAATGTTGGTTGAGTTCAAAAGATCGCCCGCTCCGGAGGCTGTTTCACGTGAAACATCGGAGCGGGCAACGTCGACTTAG
- a CDS encoding long-chain fatty acid--CoA ligase — translation MRPYFRQAKSLGHLLQLSCKEWGSKTSHLVPTKGDFHPISYTELWARVGQYAKALQQLELKKGDSINIYSENSFDWALTDWAAQTLGVITVPIYPTLPSDQAQYIVKDSGAKIVFCGKDELKNRIGEMPGVKTILLSELKVMAESCVQDQAEWDAHIQQVSLEDVATIIYTSGTTGNPKGAVLIHGGIVDTIANIRESIELDENDTFLGFLPLSHVMERINGHFLPVGLGATLAYAQNLASIGNDILKVKPTVMLAVPRFLEAMRGRILDGVQSAPPIRQKLFKAALEQGTTKFRGGVAPLSGILDKLVGGKVRERLGGRFRFFVSGGAALPAHVAEFFGAFGIQILQGYGLTETTSGICVNRPKDSDYRTIGTPLKNIEMKIADDGEILIRGKCNMICYYNLPEDTAAAIDPEGWFHTGDIGEQLANGKYQITDRKKDLLVLGNGKNVAPQIIENKLKESIYIGEAVLFGDGMEYICGLIVPDFDRVKAYAEKAGIKTQSDEELILHEPIKKLIKSEIDRINKTLAPFEMVKKHVLLAKPFSLETGELTPSLKVKRRVVKENFKSEIASMMRAQ, via the coding sequence ATGAGGCCATATTTTCGACAAGCAAAGTCGCTTGGACATCTGCTCCAACTCTCGTGCAAAGAGTGGGGATCGAAAACGAGCCATCTTGTCCCTACAAAAGGTGACTTTCATCCAATTTCTTATACTGAGCTTTGGGCACGAGTTGGGCAATATGCAAAGGCTTTGCAACAGCTTGAACTTAAGAAAGGTGACTCGATCAACATCTACAGCGAGAACTCTTTTGATTGGGCACTCACTGACTGGGCAGCGCAAACGCTTGGCGTCATCACCGTTCCGATTTACCCGACACTGCCCAGTGATCAGGCTCAATATATTGTTAAAGATTCTGGCGCAAAGATTGTATTTTGTGGCAAGGATGAGCTGAAGAATCGAATCGGTGAGATGCCCGGAGTCAAAACGATTCTGCTCTCTGAGCTGAAGGTGATGGCAGAATCTTGCGTACAAGATCAAGCGGAGTGGGATGCTCATATCCAGCAGGTGAGCCTGGAAGACGTCGCCACGATCATCTACACCAGCGGAACGACCGGAAACCCCAAAGGCGCGGTGCTCATTCATGGCGGGATCGTGGACACCATCGCCAATATCCGCGAATCTATCGAGCTTGACGAGAACGACACTTTCTTAGGTTTCTTGCCGCTCAGCCATGTGATGGAGCGAATCAATGGCCACTTCCTGCCGGTAGGACTCGGCGCGACCCTTGCCTACGCTCAGAACTTGGCCAGTATTGGAAACGACATTCTCAAGGTCAAACCCACGGTCATGCTTGCGGTGCCAAGGTTCCTCGAAGCCATGCGTGGGCGAATCTTGGATGGAGTTCAATCGGCTCCTCCAATCCGGCAAAAGCTGTTCAAAGCGGCCTTGGAGCAAGGTACGACCAAGTTCCGGGGTGGCGTCGCTCCACTTTCGGGAATTCTCGATAAGCTGGTTGGTGGCAAGGTGCGCGAAAGACTAGGCGGTCGGTTTAGATTCTTCGTATCTGGCGGCGCAGCGCTGCCCGCACACGTGGCCGAGTTCTTCGGGGCATTCGGTATCCAGATTCTCCAGGGCTATGGTCTCACCGAAACGACAAGCGGAATCTGCGTCAATCGCCCCAAGGATTCGGACTATCGCACAATCGGCACGCCGCTCAAAAACATCGAGATGAAAATTGCGGACGATGGCGAGATTCTCATTCGCGGCAAGTGCAACATGATCTGTTATTACAATTTGCCTGAGGACACTGCCGCTGCGATCGATCCTGAGGGCTGGTTCCACACCGGTGATATCGGCGAACAATTGGCAAACGGGAAATACCAAATCACCGATCGAAAGAAAGATCTACTGGTGCTAGGTAACGGCAAGAATGTCGCGCCGCAAATCATCGAAAACAAGCTCAAGGAATCGATTTACATTGGCGAGGCCGTTCTGTTTGGCGACGGCATGGAATACATCTGTGGTTTGATCGTGCCGGACTTCGACCGGGTCAAGGCGTACGCCGAGAAGGCCGGAATCAAAACTCAAAGTGATGAAGAGCTGATCCTCCACGAGCCGATCAAGAAGCTGATCAAGTCGGAGATCGATAGGATCAACAAGACGCTGGCTCCATTCGAGATGGTCAAGAAACACGTCTTGCTAGCAAAGCCGTTTTCGCTCGAAACAGGCGAGCTGACACCTTCGCTAAAAGTCAAACGGCGCGTCGTCAAAGAGAACTTCAAGAGTGAGATCGCTTCGATGATGCGCGCGCAGTGA